The genomic interval CGCAGCCTGAGCGCCGCCTCGCGCTCGCCGCACGCCCCGTTCAGCACCTCGTCGGCGCCCGCCTCCAGCGCCGCCGCGGCCGCCCCCTCGTCCCCGTCCCCCGGCGCCAGGTAGGTGATCACCGGCACCACCGCCGTGAACGCCTCGCGCTTGATCGCCCGGCAGAGCGCCAGCGCGCCCTCCGCCGGCGCCGACGCGTCCACCACCAGCGCCGCCGGGTAGGCGCGGCTCACGCGCACGCGCACCTCCTCCGCGCACCCGACCTCCACCACCGGGTAGCCGGCGGCCTCGGCGAACTGGCGGACCAACGCGGGCGCGGTACGGGCGTGCGGAGAGAAATGCAGCAGGACGCGCTGTGGCATGCGCAGGGAAAGGCGAAAATGTGGGGGGAACAGAGGAACATGATATTCCCGTCCGTCCGCCGTGTCAAACCAAACGGTGCGCGGGCACGTCGCGCCGCGCACCGGTCGGGGCGGAACCGGCCTCAGGCGAGCGGCTCGGCCTCGTCGATCAGCAGGATCGGGATGTTCTCGCGCACCGGGTAGCGCAGGCGGCAGGCGGGGCACACCAGCGCCTCGGGCTCGCGCTCGTACGTCAGGTCCCCCTTGCACTTGGGGCACACCAGCAGGTCCAGCAGCCACTGCTCGATCACCGGGCTTTCTCCGTGTCGGGAAGGGTGAACCCCAGCCGCTGCAGCTCCAGCGGGCTCTTGCGCCACTTGGGCAGGACCTT from Longimicrobium sp. carries:
- a CDS encoding Trm112 family protein; the protein is MIEQWLLDLLVCPKCKGDLTYEREPEALVCPACRLRYPVRENIPILLIDEAEPLA